The following are from one region of the Salvia hispanica cultivar TCC Black 2014 chromosome 1, UniMelb_Shisp_WGS_1.0, whole genome shotgun sequence genome:
- the LOC125200910 gene encoding pentatricopeptide repeat-containing protein At5g44230, which produces MVSLSKKLIAPILKSSSFISTVAKLHDDHHLPFIPFSHLQKIKHLECQLVSTLEHCRSPAQIKQTHAYIIRKCLHQSSYIIAKLIRMLSKFNVSTKSYAASVFSEVRHPNAFLYTALIRGYLVDGMLKESILVYNSMRGRGLIPLSFTLAALLKGSASESDANLGRQIHGESVKLGGFGADLFVVNALIDMYVKCGDLDCGRKVFDEMPERDLISWTTLIDAYAKAGEMDCADEIFSAMPEKDMVAWTAMVTGFVQNARPREALECFKRMQSAGVQTDEVTLVGVINACAQLGAVKYAYWVRDVAVRCGFDPAHDAHVGSALIDMYSKCGCLEEAYDVFNSLQRKNVYSYSCMIIGFAMHGRATSAIELFHEMTTRTDVKPNSVTFLGVMTACSHGGMVEQGKLFFDEMKEKHGISPSVDHYNAMVDMLGRRGRLKEALRLIKAMPMEANGGVWGALLGASRVHGDASIAEEAAGHLFKLEPGNIGNYILLCEAYAKAGRWEDVARVRREMRAKGLRKKAAVACSWVEGERGEVQEFYAGEWTHPRSGEVKGVLEEVAERAGYEARVGGVVYDVDEEEKRRILMGHSEKMALAYAVLVGGEGSVRIVKNLRICEDCHVFMCGVSRVIGRDILVRDNFRFHHFRHGVCSCSDFW; this is translated from the coding sequence ATGGTTTCACTCTCGAAGAAGCTGATTGCGCCCATACTCAAATCTTCATCCTTCATCTCCACAGTCGCCAAGCTTCACGACGACCACCACCTCCCATTCATCCCCTTCTCCCACcttcaaaaaatcaaacactTGGAATGCCAACTCGTCTCCACACTCGAACATTGCAGAAGCCCCGCCCAAATCAAGCAAACCCACGCTTACATAATCCGAAAATGCCTCCATCAATCCTCCTACATAATCGCCAAACTCATCCGAATGCTATCCAAATTCAATGTCTCCACAAAATCATACGCCGCCTCTGTTTTCTCCGAGGTCAGACACCCCAATGCGTTTCTCTACACTGCTTTAATCAGGGGTTATTTGGTCGATGGAATGCTAAAAGAGTCGATTCTCGTATACAATTCGATGCGCGGACGAGGCTTGATTCCCTTGTCCTTCACTCTCGCGGCGCTGCTGAAGGGATCTGCGAGCGAATCGGATGCCAATTTAGGGCGGCAGATTCACGGAGAGAGTGTGAAATTGGGCGGATTTGGTGCGGATTTGTTTGTGGTGAATGCTTTGATCGATATGTATGTGAAATGCGGGGATTTGGATTGCGGGCGGAAGGTGTTTGACGAAATGCCTGAACGAGACTTGATCTCTTGGACTACGCTTATCGATGCTTATGCGAAGGCAGGGGAGATGGACTGCGCGGATGAGATTTTTAGCGCCATGCCGGAGAAGGATATGGTGGCGTGGACCGCGATGGTGACCGGCTTCGTTCAGAATGCCAGGCCTAGGGAGGCGTTGGAGTGCTTCAAGAGAATGCAGAGCGCCGGTGTCCAGACAGACGAGGTCACGTTGGTCGGAGTTATAAACGCGTGCGCTCAATTGGGCGCGGTTAAGTACGCGTATTGGGTTAGAGACGTAGCTGTGAGATGTGGCTTCGACCCTGCACACGACGCTCATGTAGGTTCTGCGTTGATCGACATGTATTCGAAATGCGGATGTCTGGAAGAAGCATATGATGTTTTCAACTCATTGCAAAGGAAGAATGTCTACTCCTATAGCTGCATGATCATTGGTTTCGCAATGCACGGCCGCGCCACCTCAGCAATTGAGCTTTTTCACGAGATGACGACGAGGACAGATGTAAAGCCAAATTCGGTGACATTCTTGGGAGTTATGACTGCTTGTAGCCATGGAGGTATGGTGGAGCAGGGGAAGCTCTTTTTCGACGAGATGAAGGAGAAACACGGCATCTCTCCCTCTGTGGATCACTACAACGCCATGGTGGATATGCTGGGAAGAAGGGGTAGGTTGAAGGAAGCGCTTCGCCTCATCAAAGCCATGCCTATGGAGGCGAATGGCGGCGTTTGGGGGGCTCTCCTAGGAGCAAGCCGTGTACACGGAGATGCCAGCATTGCAGAGGAAGCAGCAGGGCATCTCTTCAAGCTCGAGCCAGGGAACATAGGGAACTATATACTGTTATGCGAGGCTTATGCAAAAGCGGGGAGGTGGGAGGACGTGGCGAGGGTGAGGAGGGAGATGAGGGCGAAGGGGCTGAGGAAGAAGGCGGCGGTGGCGTGTAGCTGGGTGGAAGGGGAGAGGGGGGAGGTGCAGGAGTTCTACGCGGGGGAGTGGACGCATCCGAGGAGTGGGGAGGTGAAGGGGGTGCTGGAGGAGGTGGCGGAGAGGGCGGGGTACGAGGCGAGGGTGGGGGGAGTGGTGTATGATGtggatgaggaggagaagaggAGGATATTGATGGGGCATAGTGAGAAGATGGCGTTGGCGTATGCGGTGTTGGTGGGGGGAGAGGGGAGTGTGAGGATTGTGAAGAATTTGAGGATATGTGAGGATTGTCATGTGTTTATGTGTGGGGTGTCAAGGGTGATTGGGAGGGATATTTTGGTTAGGGataatttcagatttcatCACTTCCGTCATGGGGTTTGTTCCTGTTCGGATTTTTGGTGA